One genomic segment of Acidovorax sp. 107 includes these proteins:
- a CDS encoding acyl-CoA carboxylase subunit beta, with translation MKRIESRIDTSSPAYRGNYKAMTSIIAKYRERMEITRHQRPAQEIKRVRDQGKLLVRERLDLLLDPGTPFLEFSALAACEDYNGEVPGANVVTGLGMVSGREVLIHADDSSVKGGVWYTLTPRKLSRLLDIALENRLPVIHLCDSGGAFLEELSGVYIEGGKVFRNQCLLSKANIPQVAIVFGHCTAGGAYIPALCDYSIIVRGTGGVFLGGPPLVKAATGEEHTADEIGGCDLHTQISGTVDYPADSEAHAFEICREIVAEFKPPARSFLPEREPEAPYYDPDEIHGIVSPDHKVQFDQRELIARIVDGSRFHEYQPAYGTTLICGYAYIWGYRVGILANNGVLFSDSSKKAAHFISLCNQNRTPLLFLQNTTGYMIGRGYEMEGITKDGAKMLMAQAGSEVPKFTVITSAAFGAGYYGMCGRAWDPRLIWAWPNVHMGVMGPEQAASTLADVKIAQLRRKGHEPDTDEMQALRQRVYDKAERESNAYFGTSRLWDDGLLAPVDTRNALGMALSAASHAPIADPRYGIFRF, from the coding sequence ATGAAACGCATCGAATCCCGCATCGACACATCGTCCCCGGCGTACCGTGGCAACTACAAGGCAATGACCTCCATCATCGCGAAATACCGCGAACGCATGGAGATCACCCGCCACCAGCGGCCAGCGCAGGAAATCAAACGTGTGCGCGATCAGGGCAAGCTGCTGGTGCGCGAGCGCCTCGATCTGCTGCTCGACCCCGGCACCCCTTTCCTCGAATTTTCGGCGTTGGCCGCGTGCGAAGACTACAACGGCGAAGTGCCGGGCGCCAATGTCGTCACCGGCCTGGGCATGGTCAGTGGCCGCGAGGTGCTGATCCACGCTGACGATTCCAGCGTCAAGGGCGGCGTCTGGTACACATTGACGCCGCGCAAGCTTTCGCGGCTACTCGACATCGCGCTGGAAAACCGCCTGCCAGTGATCCACCTGTGCGACAGCGGCGGAGCCTTCCTCGAAGAACTCTCGGGCGTCTACATCGAGGGCGGCAAGGTCTTCCGCAACCAGTGCCTTCTGTCGAAGGCCAACATTCCGCAGGTGGCCATCGTGTTCGGCCACTGCACGGCCGGCGGCGCCTACATCCCGGCGCTGTGCGACTACAGCATCATCGTGCGCGGCACCGGCGGGGTGTTCCTCGGCGGTCCGCCGCTGGTCAAGGCCGCCACTGGCGAGGAACACACCGCCGACGAGATCGGCGGCTGCGACCTGCACACCCAGATCTCGGGCACGGTGGACTATCCTGCTGACAGCGAAGCGCATGCGTTTGAAATCTGCCGCGAAATCGTGGCTGAATTCAAGCCGCCGGCGCGCAGTTTTCTGCCCGAGCGCGAGCCCGAAGCGCCCTACTACGACCCGGACGAGATCCATGGCATCGTCTCGCCCGACCACAAGGTGCAGTTCGACCAGCGCGAGCTCATCGCGCGCATCGTCGACGGTAGCCGCTTCCACGAGTACCAGCCGGCCTATGGCACGACGCTGATCTGCGGCTACGCTTACATCTGGGGTTACCGCGTCGGCATCCTGGCCAACAACGGCGTACTGTTCAGCGACAGTTCCAAGAAAGCGGCGCACTTTATCTCGCTGTGCAACCAGAACCGCACGCCGCTCTTGTTCCTGCAAAACACCACCGGCTACATGATAGGCCGCGGCTACGAAATGGAAGGCATCACGAAGGACGGCGCCAAGATGTTGATGGCCCAGGCAGGTAGCGAGGTACCCAAATTCACCGTCATCACCAGCGCGGCATTTGGCGCCGGCTACTACGGCATGTGCGGCCGCGCCTGGGACCCGCGCCTGATCTGGGCCTGGCCCAACGTCCACATGGGCGTGATGGGCCCCGAACAGGCTGCCAGCACCTTGGCTGACGTGAAGATCGCTCAATTGCGCCGCAAGGGGCACGAACCCGACACGGACGAAATGCAGGCGCTGCGCCAGCGGGTCTACGACAAAGCCGAGCGCGAGTCCAACGCCTATTTCGGCACCTCGCGCTTGTGGGACGATGGACTGTTGGCGCCAGTTGATACCCGCAACGCACTGGGCATGGCCCTGTCGGCCGCCTCGCATGCGCCCATCGCCGATCCGCGCTACGGAATTTTTCGTTTCTGA
- a CDS encoding acetyl-CoA carboxylase biotin carboxyl carrier protein subunit, with amino-acid sequence MRRRYLIDGQTHDVVVTRGGNGGYSILRAGRRIDARAGALPDGRQSIMIDGQEHAVWIAAGEKSVFVHSNANGATEIETMDAGGAGQARAGASNTLVAPMPGTVIAVQVAAGDMVSVGQPLMVIESMKLETTLAAPREACVKAVHFGVGATFGLKAILVTLQDL; translated from the coding sequence ATGCGCCGACGCTACCTGATCGACGGACAGACCCATGACGTGGTGGTGACTCGCGGCGGCAATGGCGGATATTCCATTCTGCGGGCCGGGCGCCGCATCGACGCGCGCGCCGGGGCCTTGCCCGATGGCCGCCAGAGCATCATGATCGACGGTCAGGAACACGCTGTCTGGATCGCTGCCGGTGAAAAATCGGTTTTCGTGCACAGCAACGCCAACGGCGCCACCGAGATCGAGACAATGGACGCCGGTGGAGCTGGACAAGCCCGTGCCGGCGCGTCCAACACGCTGGTCGCGCCGATGCCCGGCACCGTCATCGCCGTGCAGGTGGCCGCAGGCGACATGGTCAGCGTCGGCCAGCCGCTGATGGTGATCGAGAGCATGAAGCTCGAAACCACGCTGGCCGCGCCGCGCGAAGCATGCGTCAAGGCCGTGCATTTTGGCGTAGGCGCCACTTTCGGACTCAAGGCCATCCTCGTAACGCTGCAAGACCTCTGA
- a CDS encoding acetyl/propionyl/methylcrotonyl-CoA carboxylase subunit alpha, translating into MFQKVLIANRGEIALRILRTLKGMGLVTVVAHHALDADSPAVLEADQSIELHGPTPVAAYLDIAQLVEACHGTGAQAVHPGYGFLSENAAFARALEQAGIVFIGPRADTIELMGDKVRARNFVAERGFPVAPGAVEDDDPATFVERALQVGTPLLIKPSAGGGGKGMRIVRDLAQLESELATARREGERYFGDGRLFVERYVERPRHIEVQVLGDESGQVIHLWERECSVQRRFQKIIEETPSPALTSKQRRDICEAAAGIARACGYRGAGTVEFIYGAGGEFYFLEMNTRLQVEHPVTEMVTGIDLVREQVRVARGEPLAFAQSDIVQQGHAIECRLYAEDAEHDFRPATGRILRWQAPAGPGVRVDSGVRQDQAVTAAFDPMIAKIICHGATRDEAIARSARALQDTVLLGLTTNARYLTRVLRHPEFMEGRADTGMLARCAEDLRDIVREEDTDLAIAAAVLSDHELLRAVRDVPAMHAAMGAWRN; encoded by the coding sequence GTGTTTCAAAAAGTTCTGATCGCCAACCGGGGCGAGATCGCGCTGCGCATCCTGCGCACGCTTAAGGGCATGGGGCTCGTCACCGTGGTGGCTCACCACGCGCTGGATGCCGACAGCCCGGCCGTGCTGGAAGCCGACCAGTCCATCGAATTGCATGGACCAACGCCGGTTGCTGCCTACCTCGACATCGCGCAGCTGGTCGAAGCCTGCCATGGTACCGGTGCGCAGGCGGTGCACCCCGGTTACGGCTTCTTGTCCGAGAACGCAGCTTTTGCCCGCGCCCTAGAACAGGCAGGCATCGTGTTCATCGGGCCGCGTGCCGACACCATCGAACTGATGGGCGACAAGGTACGTGCACGCAACTTCGTGGCCGAACGCGGTTTTCCGGTGGCGCCTGGCGCGGTCGAGGACGACGACCCGGCAACCTTCGTCGAGCGTGCCCTCCAGGTGGGCACACCGCTGCTGATCAAGCCCTCGGCCGGCGGTGGCGGCAAGGGCATGCGCATCGTGCGCGACCTGGCCCAGCTCGAAAGCGAGCTTGCCACCGCGCGCCGCGAGGGCGAGCGCTACTTTGGCGACGGTCGGCTGTTCGTCGAGCGCTACGTCGAACGCCCCCGCCACATCGAGGTGCAGGTTCTGGGCGATGAATCCGGCCAGGTGATTCATCTGTGGGAACGCGAGTGTTCGGTGCAGCGGCGTTTCCAGAAGATCATCGAGGAAACCCCTTCGCCCGCGTTGACCAGCAAGCAGCGGCGCGATATCTGCGAGGCCGCGGCCGGCATCGCCCGCGCCTGCGGCTACCGCGGCGCCGGCACTGTTGAGTTCATCTACGGCGCGGGTGGCGAGTTCTACTTTCTCGAGATGAACACACGACTGCAGGTCGAGCATCCAGTGACCGAGATGGTCACCGGCATCGACCTGGTGCGCGAGCAAGTGCGGGTGGCGCGCGGCGAGCCGCTGGCCTTCGCCCAGTCCGACATCGTGCAGCAAGGCCATGCCATTGAATGCCGGCTCTACGCCGAGGATGCAGAGCATGACTTCCGCCCGGCCACCGGAAGAATCCTGCGCTGGCAAGCACCCGCGGGACCGGGTGTGCGCGTCGATTCAGGCGTGCGCCAAGACCAGGCCGTGACCGCGGCCTTTGACCCGATGATCGCCAAGATCATCTGCCACGGCGCCACGCGCGACGAGGCCATTGCCCGTTCGGCGCGCGCGCTGCAAGACACCGTGCTGCTGGGCCTGACAACCAACGCGCGCTACCTGACCCGCGTGCTGCGGCACCCCGAATTCATGGAGGGCCGAGCCGACACCGGCATGCTGGCGCGCTGCGCCGAGGATCTGCGCGACATCGTTCGCGAGGAAGACACCGACCTGGCGATTGCCGCGGCCGTGCTGTCCGATCACGAGTTGCTGCGCGCGGTGCGCGACGTGCCCGCGATGCACGCCGCGATGGGCGCCTGGAGGAATTGA
- a CDS encoding ABC transporter substrate-binding protein: MTHKYFRYAATSLLSMVIGLTATTVVAADPGVTDTKIVLGSVTPVSGPASLLGKAHMHALRVWEQDVNARGGINGRKVEIRQDDDGYVPQRAVQSVKRLVDVEGIFGLIGTSGSAMLQAMLPFINEQRLPTINAMAVAAAHFTPPNKTVFVVGPTYCQELSAGMKHMVTSKKLQKEKFALVYQDDEFGNDVRCGYQKAVKDLGLNSVSEISFKRGTKDFSAEMLSLKQVGATFLASGGVVAEHSMLMKEAAKNQMTLTFLAVHSAHLTPVQALAGPAGDGYFVADYVPPLTDMAVPGMAKFMGLAQKYLSADEQKMLNRYSITAYIGALLMEDAIRRCGKALTRACVVEKLETTKNFGTDGLASPISFGPNQRHSPSSLLVLRSDAKNSRFERVSDLIPVFD, from the coding sequence ATGACACACAAATACTTTCGATATGCCGCCACCAGTCTGCTCAGCATGGTCATCGGCCTGACGGCCACGACCGTCGTTGCTGCGGACCCCGGCGTGACCGACACCAAAATCGTCCTGGGCTCGGTAACGCCCGTCAGCGGTCCGGCGAGCCTGCTGGGCAAGGCTCACATGCATGCGTTGCGGGTATGGGAGCAGGATGTCAACGCTCGCGGGGGCATCAACGGGCGCAAAGTGGAGATTCGCCAAGACGACGACGGATACGTGCCTCAGCGCGCTGTGCAAAGCGTCAAACGATTGGTCGACGTGGAAGGCATCTTTGGCCTGATCGGCACTTCGGGTTCAGCCATGCTGCAAGCTATGCTGCCTTTCATCAACGAGCAGCGCTTGCCAACCATCAACGCCATGGCCGTGGCGGCGGCGCACTTCACGCCGCCGAACAAAACAGTATTCGTGGTCGGACCCACCTATTGCCAGGAGCTCAGCGCAGGCATGAAGCACATGGTGACCAGCAAGAAGCTGCAGAAGGAGAAGTTTGCACTGGTCTATCAGGATGACGAGTTTGGCAACGACGTGCGTTGCGGCTACCAGAAGGCGGTCAAGGATCTGGGGCTCAACAGCGTGTCCGAGATCTCCTTCAAGCGTGGTACCAAGGACTTCTCGGCCGAGATGCTGAGCCTGAAGCAGGTGGGTGCGACCTTCCTCGCGTCGGGCGGCGTGGTGGCCGAGCACTCGATGCTGATGAAAGAAGCCGCGAAGAACCAGATGACCCTGACCTTCCTTGCGGTGCACTCGGCCCACCTGACCCCCGTTCAGGCGCTCGCCGGCCCCGCAGGCGACGGCTACTTCGTCGCCGACTACGTCCCGCCTCTGACCGACATGGCGGTGCCAGGCATGGCCAAGTTCATGGGGCTGGCACAGAAGTACCTGTCCGCCGACGAGCAGAAGATGCTCAACCGCTATTCGATCACAGCCTATATTGGTGCATTGCTGATGGAAGACGCCATCCGCCGCTGCGGCAAGGCGCTGACCCGCGCCTGCGTCGTCGAGAAGCTGGAGACGACCAAGAACTTCGGCACCGATGGATTGGCTTCGCCGATCAGCTTCGGGCCCAACCAGCGACACTCGCCGAGCAGCCTGCTGGTCCTGCGGTCGGACGCCAAGAACAGCCGGTTCGAACGCGTGTCCGACCTCATCCCGGTGTTCGATTGA
- a CDS encoding branched-chain amino acid ABC transporter permease, with amino-acid sequence MRSGNFKQDYRQLLALTDSVPVIVWSCLLVALLAAAPLLLAKYYVSVILLLLITALGVLGLNLLTGTTGLISLGHSGFLAVGAYTAGILAGKLGWPMLAAIFAGGVSAAVAGIIVGIPSLRLKGLYLAITTMAFAVIINHLILNGGGLTGGSEGLTVPQPALFGQALEAERGYYYVVLAFVVVFTFITLNILRSRIGRAFLAIREHDIAAKAMGVNLVRYKLLAFMVSAFYTGIAGGLLAYYTRYLNVDSFSLLISIEALSMLIVGGLGSVAGALLGTAFIVLLNESLGFVFSMIGAGFGGSDSAAAYEIKGVIYGLAIVLFLRFEPDGLIGRWRDIKHYWTHWPFRF; translated from the coding sequence ATGCGTAGCGGAAATTTCAAGCAAGACTATCGTCAATTGTTGGCGCTGACCGACTCCGTCCCTGTCATCGTCTGGTCGTGTCTTCTGGTGGCGCTGCTGGCGGCCGCGCCACTGCTGCTGGCCAAATACTATGTCTCCGTCATTCTGCTGCTGCTGATCACGGCGTTGGGGGTACTGGGCCTGAACCTGCTGACCGGCACCACTGGACTGATATCACTCGGGCACTCGGGCTTTCTGGCGGTCGGCGCCTACACGGCCGGCATCCTGGCCGGCAAACTTGGCTGGCCGATGCTGGCGGCCATCTTCGCCGGCGGCGTGAGCGCTGCCGTCGCCGGGATCATCGTGGGCATACCGTCGCTACGCCTCAAGGGGCTGTACCTGGCCATCACGACGATGGCGTTCGCCGTGATCATCAACCACCTGATCCTCAACGGGGGTGGCCTGACCGGCGGCTCTGAAGGCCTGACAGTGCCGCAACCCGCGCTGTTCGGCCAGGCGCTGGAGGCCGAACGTGGCTACTATTACGTGGTGCTGGCCTTTGTGGTGGTGTTCACCTTCATCACCCTGAACATCCTGCGCAGCCGCATTGGCCGGGCGTTCCTGGCGATTCGGGAGCACGATATCGCCGCCAAGGCCATGGGCGTCAACCTGGTGCGCTACAAACTGCTGGCGTTCATGGTCAGCGCCTTCTACACCGGCATCGCCGGGGGCTTGCTGGCCTACTACACACGCTACCTGAACGTGGACAGCTTCAGCCTGCTGATCTCGATCGAGGCGCTCTCCATGCTCATCGTGGGTGGCCTGGGTTCGGTGGCAGGCGCCTTACTCGGCACGGCTTTCATCGTTCTGCTCAATGAGAGCCTGGGCTTCGTGTTCAGCATGATCGGCGCCGGCTTCGGCGGGTCGGACTCCGCTGCCGCCTATGAGATCAAAGGTGTCATTTATGGGCTCGCGATTGTGTTGTTCCTGCGATTTGAGCCCGACGGGTTGATCGGGCGTTGGCGCGACATCAAGCACTACTGGACCCACTGGCCCTTCCGTTTCTGA
- a CDS encoding branched-chain amino acid ABC transporter permease — protein sequence MDYFLQLVISGIAVGLVYGFIGMGFAMIYRATGVVNFAQGELMMLVSYIAFTLSGTFQFGFWPMLLLTTAASVLIGLLIEVLLIRPMLGQPVFSTVMVTIGLAVILRSVVVLIWGADPMPLNAGLPTEIIRIGPAGLYPAQLYAVGLMAVVLLGLWTFFRYSRVGIAMRATANVQTAALLMGINVKRIFALSWALSAGLAAIAGVLIGVIYDVNPGMWTTGLRSFPAVILGGLDSVFGAALGGILIGVVENLSEGYIGRGMKEIAGFLLILVVLMVRPYGLFGKPEIERV from the coding sequence ATGGACTATTTTCTGCAACTGGTCATTTCAGGCATCGCCGTCGGATTGGTCTACGGCTTCATCGGCATGGGCTTTGCCATGATCTACCGCGCCACCGGCGTGGTGAACTTCGCCCAGGGCGAGCTGATGATGCTGGTGTCCTACATCGCCTTCACCCTGTCCGGCACCTTCCAATTTGGCTTTTGGCCGATGCTGCTGCTGACGACCGCCGCCTCGGTGCTGATCGGCCTGCTGATCGAGGTCTTGCTGATCCGTCCGATGCTCGGTCAGCCGGTGTTTTCCACGGTGATGGTGACCATTGGCCTGGCCGTGATCCTTCGCTCGGTGGTGGTTCTGATCTGGGGCGCCGACCCCATGCCGCTCAATGCCGGCCTGCCAACGGAGATCATCAGAATCGGCCCGGCCGGTCTGTACCCGGCGCAACTGTATGCCGTCGGGCTGATGGCGGTCGTGCTGCTCGGCCTGTGGACTTTCTTTCGCTATTCGCGGGTCGGTATCGCCATGCGCGCCACCGCCAACGTACAAACCGCGGCCCTGCTGATGGGCATCAATGTCAAACGCATCTTCGCCTTGTCCTGGGCCCTGTCGGCCGGACTCGCCGCCATTGCCGGCGTGTTGATCGGTGTTATCTACGATGTCAACCCCGGCATGTGGACGACCGGCTTGCGCAGCTTTCCGGCAGTCATCCTGGGCGGGCTGGACTCGGTGTTCGGTGCCGCGCTGGGCGGCATCCTGATCGGCGTGGTCGAGAACCTGTCGGAAGGCTATATCGGCCGTGGCATGAAGGAGATCGCTGGTTTTCTTTTGATCCTCGTCGTTCTCATGGTCAGGCCCTATGGCCTGTTCGGCAAACCTGAAATCGAGCGTGTCTGA
- a CDS encoding long-chain fatty acid--CoA ligase, producing MIDNLDAALRDGNTTLPKLLRHWAQGFPDALAFREKDYGIWNRMSWQHYLETARRFAHGLKALGFEKGDRLAIASEDSPHWMFSDLATQAIGGIVVGIYPTNPWPELQYIVHHSNSKFVVCGDQEQVDKVLDAMNKHATGLPDLVKIICADMKGMRGYKHDQLMSFDDVLELGDQYAAASTQNASTFDRAIEDTRPDDTCMLVYTSGTTGPPKGAMLSHRNLIVTVDKLKTHFTLDRHNYEVVCYLPLCHVAERAFSTVLHLLTGGVVNYAESIDTVAVNLREIAPTVFLGVPRIWEKLQQGILIRMQDASRFQRWAFKRCFDAGRRLFEKVEAQGGRRSLSDRLHFFVLWLLMFRNLQKFIGLDRMQCGFCGGASVSPEVLKFFRILGIPVYQVYGMTESGGVIFFQHEKAVKLGATGLPINGLNWKIADDGELVVKHPAVFKGYLHDESATAKTVVDGWLHTGDIVALADNGELMIVDRKKAIIITSGGKNIAPSEIENALKDSLHVREAIILGDGRHYLAALIQIDFDTVGKWAQERKLAYTTYKSLALLPEVRELIEEDVKRVNKLFARVENIRKFLILEKELDHDDGELTATQKVRRNVIEKTFAKEIAIIYGGGAG from the coding sequence GTGATCGATAACCTGGACGCCGCGCTGCGCGACGGCAACACCACACTGCCCAAGCTGCTCAGGCATTGGGCGCAAGGCTTTCCGGATGCGCTCGCGTTTCGCGAGAAGGACTACGGCATCTGGAACCGGATGAGCTGGCAGCACTATCTGGAGACCGCTCGCCGCTTTGCCCACGGCCTGAAGGCCCTCGGATTCGAGAAGGGGGATCGCCTGGCCATTGCCAGCGAGGACAGCCCCCACTGGATGTTTTCCGACCTGGCGACGCAGGCCATCGGCGGCATTGTGGTCGGCATCTACCCCACCAACCCATGGCCCGAGTTGCAATACATCGTGCACCACTCGAACAGCAAGTTCGTGGTCTGCGGCGACCAAGAGCAGGTCGACAAGGTGCTCGACGCCATGAACAAGCACGCCACCGGCCTGCCCGACTTGGTGAAGATCATCTGCGCCGACATGAAGGGAATGCGCGGCTACAAGCACGACCAACTGATGTCGTTTGACGACGTGCTCGAGCTTGGCGACCAGTACGCCGCCGCCTCGACCCAGAATGCGAGCACCTTCGACCGGGCCATCGAGGACACCCGGCCCGACGACACCTGCATGCTGGTCTATACCTCGGGCACCACTGGCCCCCCCAAGGGCGCGATGCTCTCGCACCGCAACCTGATCGTCACCGTTGACAAGCTCAAGACTCATTTCACGCTGGACCGCCATAATTACGAGGTGGTCTGTTACCTGCCGCTGTGCCACGTGGCCGAGCGCGCCTTCTCGACGGTCTTGCACCTGCTCACCGGAGGCGTGGTCAACTATGCCGAATCTATCGACACGGTGGCGGTCAATCTGCGCGAAATCGCGCCCACGGTGTTTTTGGGCGTGCCGCGCATCTGGGAAAAACTGCAGCAAGGCATTTTGATCCGCATGCAGGACGCCTCGCGCTTTCAGCGCTGGGCTTTCAAGCGCTGCTTCGATGCCGGACGCCGTCTGTTTGAAAAGGTCGAGGCGCAAGGGGGTCGCCGCAGCCTGTCGGATCGCCTGCACTTCTTCGTGCTGTGGTTGCTGATGTTTCGCAATCTGCAGAAATTCATCGGACTGGACCGCATGCAGTGCGGCTTCTGTGGCGGTGCCAGCGTCTCGCCCGAGGTACTGAAGTTCTTCCGCATTCTGGGCATTCCGGTGTACCAGGTCTACGGCATGACCGAGTCCGGCGGCGTGATCTTCTTCCAGCATGAAAAAGCGGTCAAACTGGGCGCCACAGGCCTGCCCATCAACGGCCTGAACTGGAAAATCGCCGACGACGGCGAGCTCGTCGTCAAGCACCCCGCCGTGTTCAAGGGATATCTCCACGACGAGAGCGCCACGGCCAAAACCGTGGTCGATGGCTGGCTGCACACGGGCGACATCGTGGCGTTGGCTGACAACGGCGAGCTGATGATCGTCGACCGCAAGAAAGCCATCATCATCACCAGTGGCGGCAAGAACATCGCGCCGTCCGAGATCGAAAATGCGCTCAAGGACAGCCTGCACGTTCGCGAGGCCATCATCCTGGGCGACGGGCGTCACTATCTGGCGGCGCTGATCCAAATCGACTTTGACACGGTGGGCAAGTGGGCCCAGGAGCGCAAGCTGGCCTACACCACCTACAAGAGCCTGGCCTTGCTGCCCGAGGTGCGCGAACTGATTGAGGAGGATGTCAAGCGCGTAAACAAGCTGTTTGCCCGTGTCGAGAACATCCGCAAGTTCCTGATTCTGGAGAAGGAACTCGACCACGATGACGGTGAGCTCACCGCCACCCAGAAGGTACGGCGCAACGTCATCGAAAAAACCTTCGCGAAAGAGATCGCGATCATCTACGGTGGAGGGGCGGGCTGA
- a CDS encoding ABC transporter ATP-binding protein: MNDTLLGVETLSKRFGGVEAVAGVSFHVRRGEIYSLIGPNGAGKTTTFNMISGVVKPSSGTVHFDGRDITGMPAHRLAAIGIGRTFQNLAVFKHASVVDNLMVGRHCHMATNVLDASWFFGRARREEIDHRRKVEEIIDFLEIEEIRDMPVGTLSYGLQKRVELGRALATEPKLLLLDEMVSGMNSEETEDIARFVLDIRDELGISVLMVEHDMGIVMDISDRVCVLNFGRKIGEGTPAEISANPAVIDAYLGSKTKEAA; the protein is encoded by the coding sequence ATGAACGACACATTGTTAGGGGTCGAAACCCTGTCCAAGCGCTTCGGCGGCGTCGAAGCCGTTGCCGGCGTCAGTTTTCACGTCCGGCGCGGTGAAATCTATTCCCTGATCGGTCCCAATGGAGCCGGCAAGACGACCACCTTCAACATGATCAGCGGCGTCGTCAAGCCCAGCAGCGGCACCGTGCATTTCGATGGCCGCGACATCACCGGCATGCCGGCGCACCGCCTGGCCGCCATCGGCATCGGTCGGACCTTTCAGAACCTGGCGGTATTCAAGCATGCCAGCGTGGTGGACAACCTGATGGTAGGCCGCCACTGCCACATGGCCACCAACGTACTGGATGCCTCGTGGTTCTTCGGGCGGGCACGGCGCGAAGAGATCGACCACCGCCGCAAGGTGGAAGAGATCATCGACTTTCTCGAAATCGAGGAAATCCGCGACATGCCGGTGGGCACCTTGTCCTATGGCCTGCAAAAGCGGGTCGAGCTGGGGCGCGCACTGGCCACCGAGCCCAAGTTGCTGCTGCTGGACGAAATGGTGTCGGGCATGAACAGCGAGGAGACCGAAGACATTGCTCGCTTCGTGCTTGACATCCGCGACGAACTCGGTATTTCGGTTCTAATGGTCGAGCATGATATGGGCATCGTGATGGACATCTCCGACCGCGTCTGTGTGCTCAACTTCGGCCGCAAGATCGGCGAGGGCACACCGGCTGAAATATCGGCCAACCCGGCCGTGATCGACGCCTACCTGGGCAGCAAGACCAAGGAGGCCGCGTGA
- a CDS encoding ABC transporter ATP-binding protein, giving the protein MLNLTNVQIVYDNTIEAVREASLAVGKGRIVALLGSNGAGKSTTLKGISGVLYPEDGEIKGGQITFENRPLAGLAPDEIVRAGVVMVPEGRRLFDQLTVEENLVMGGYTRSLTDARRQMEMVYGLFPRLVQKRSTVSGYLSGGEQQMVAIGRALMSSPKLLMLDEPTLGLAPQISEEIFEIITRLCRQEGMGILLVEQNAQMALAMADYGYIMENGRVVLDGEADKMLRNDDVREFYLGFSEGGSRKNMRDVKHYKRRKRWLS; this is encoded by the coding sequence ATGCTGAATCTCACCAATGTCCAGATCGTTTACGACAACACCATTGAGGCGGTGCGGGAGGCCTCATTGGCGGTGGGCAAAGGCCGCATCGTTGCCCTGCTCGGCTCCAACGGGGCCGGCAAATCAACCACGCTCAAAGGCATTTCGGGCGTACTGTATCCGGAAGACGGTGAGATCAAGGGTGGTCAGATCACGTTTGAAAACCGCCCGCTGGCCGGCCTGGCGCCGGACGAAATCGTGCGCGCCGGCGTGGTCATGGTGCCCGAGGGGCGCCGCCTGTTCGACCAGTTGACGGTTGAGGAAAACCTCGTGATGGGCGGCTACACGCGCAGCCTGACCGACGCCAGGCGCCAGATGGAGATGGTGTATGGGTTGTTCCCGCGTCTGGTGCAAAAACGCAGCACGGTGTCGGGCTATCTTTCGGGCGGCGAACAGCAGATGGTGGCCATCGGCCGCGCGCTGATGTCGTCCCCGAAACTGCTGATGCTCGATGAGCCCACGCTCGGTCTGGCGCCACAGATCAGCGAAGAAATCTTCGAAATCATCACGCGCCTGTGTCGTCAAGAAGGCATGGGCATTCTCCTGGTGGAACAGAACGCGCAGATGGCACTAGCCATGGCCGACTATGGCTACATCATGGAAAACGGCCGCGTAGTGCTCGATGGTGAGGCCGACAAGATGCTGCGCAACGACGACGTGCGCGAGTTCTACCTGGGCTTCAGTGAAGGCGGGTCGCGCAAGAACATGCGCGACGTGAAGCACTACAAGCGGCGCAAGCGCTGGCTGTCCTGA